A region of Gracilinanus agilis isolate LMUSP501 chromosome 3, AgileGrace, whole genome shotgun sequence DNA encodes the following proteins:
- the FBXO46 gene encoding F-box only protein 46: MDPSSLSPVQLWCPRPFGTYSQNQPRSAAPSARKPPPPTACPEPGSGNSISSGDGLARSENTPPAPPTPAAPLLSTAPGEEGRVLLDTWYVIKPGNTKEKVAFFVAHQCGGGASRASAGKVKGHWGSDSSKAKRRRRCLDSTKPRPGPGKPLDGGGEEDQQLPASSEASACAPEDVDLLSVAEMVALVEQRAALALQSYPRAGAPTPVVFVSAAEQGAQGAGEERRPGSDCSRVAEAVAHFEARRDGPRKEEVRTGDSVRGGGPGEVRIAFRISSGREPRSPEGGPPGSGSGGRPGCPYGSGQGPSSRAQDKITCDLYQLISPSRDALPSNVDFLLARADEAGDGEAAGASRPEGPPERATAGATAGDKPPAPPPPPAGARECGGGGAAGFHVDVVVTGVVDQCVFFGKDGAKTVKEETVCLTVSPEEPPPPGQLFLLPARGEPAPEAPAAPEAPTAPAPEGSEPEVGGGAGAAAAPDASLCRLYHHVSHDFLEIRFKIQRLLEPRQYMLLLPEHVLVKIFGFLPTRALAALKCTCHYFKCVIETFGVQATDSRWSRHPLYRDDPCKQCRKCYEKGDVSLCRWHPKPYHHDLPYGRSYWMCCRRPDKDTPGCRLGLHDNNWVLPCHALRPAREDAR, encoded by the coding sequence ATGGACCCCAGCAGCCTCTCACCAGTCCAGCTGTGGTGCCCTCGGCCCTTTGGTACCTATTCTCAGAATCAGCCTCGCTCAGCTGCCCCATCAGCTCGAAAGCCCCCTCCTCCCACTGCCTGCCCTGAGCCCGGCAGCGGGAACAGCATCAGCTCTGGGGATGGGCTGGCCCGCTCTGAGAACACCCCTCCAGCCCCCCCAACCCCTGCAGCCCCCCTGCTTTCCACAGCCCCTGGTGAGGAAGGCCGAGTCCTGCTGGACACTTGGTATGTCATCAAGCCAGGCAACACTAAGGAGAAGGTGGCCTTTTTTGTGGCCCATCAGTGCGGTGGTGGCGCCAGCCGGGCCAGTGCTGGGAAGGTCAAGGGCCACTGGGGCAGTGACAGCTCCAAGGCCAAACGGAGACGACGCTGCCTGGACTCCACCAAGCCCCGGCCAGGCCCTGGCAAGCCACTTGATGGCGGAGGAGAGGAGGACCAGCAGCTGCCAGCCTCCTCCGAGGCCTCAGCTTGTGCCCCTGAGGACGTGGACCTGCTCTCCGTGGCTGAGATGGTGGCCCTGGTGGAGCAGAGGGCAGCCCTGGCTCTGCAAAGCTACCCTCGAGCAGGGGCCCCGACCCCAGTCGTTTTTGTATCTGCAGCGGAGCAGGGTGCTCAGGGTGCTGGTGAGGAGCGGAGGCCAGGCAGCGACTGCAGCCGCGTTGCTGAAGCCGTGGCCCACTTTGAGGCCCGGAGGGATGGGCCCAGAAAGGAGGAGGTGCGCACTGGGGACAGTGTGCGCGGAGGTGGGCCTGGGGAGGTGCGAATTGCATTTCGGATCTCCAGCGGTAGGGAGCCCCGATCCCCGGAGGGTGGTCCCCCGGGGTCTGGCTCTGGTGGCAGGCCAGGGTGCCCTTACGGGAGCGGGCAGGGCCCCAGCAGCCGGGCCCAGGATAAGATCACCTGTGACTTGTACCAGCTCATCAGCCCATCTAGGGACGCCCTGCCCAGCAACGTGGACTTCCTGCTGGCCCGGGCTGATGAGGCTGGAGATGGGGAAGCAGCTGGAGCCTCCCGCCCAGAGGGGCCTCCCGAGAGGGCCACTGCAGGCGCCACCGCAGGGGACAAGCCCCcagccccgcccccaccccctgCGGGGGCCCGAGAGTGCGGGGGAGGGGGCGCTGCGGGTTTCCACGTAGACGTGGTGGTCACGGGTGTGGTGGACCAGTGCGTCTTCTTTGGCAAGGATGGGGCCAAGACCGTGAAGGAGGAGACTGTGTGCCTGACTGTGAGCCCGGAGGAGCCCCCTCCTCCGGGCCAGCTCTTCCTGCTGCCTGCCCGCGGGGAGCCGGCACCCGAGGCCCCTGCTGCCCCTGAGGCGCCCACCGCGCCTGCGCCTGAGGGCAGCGAGCCTGAGGTTGGGGGCGGGGCGGGCGCAGCTGCGGCCCCAGATGCCTCCTTGTGCCGCCTCTATCACCACGTATCCCACGACTTCCTGGAGATCCGCTTCAAGATCCAGCGGCTGCTCGAGCCCCGCCAGTACATGCTGCTGCTGCCCGAGCACGTGCTCGTGAAGATCTTCGGCTTCCTGCCCACGCGCGCCCTGGCCGCCCTCAAGTGCACGTGCCACTACTTCAAGTGCGTCATCGAGACGTTCGGCGTGCAGGCCACCGACTCGCGCTGGAGCCGCCACCCGCTCTACCGCGACGACCCCTGCAAGCAGTGCCGCAAGTGCTATGAGAAGGGCGACGTGTCGCTTTGCCGCTGGCACCCCAAGCCCTACCACCACGACCTGCCCTACGGCCGCTCCTACTGGATGTGCTGCCGCCGGCCCGACAAGGACACGCCGGGCTGCCGGCTGGGCCTGCACGACAACAACTGGGTGCTTCCCTGCCACGCGCTGCGGCCTGCACGGGAGGATGCCAGGtga